TCGGCACGCAAAGCGGCAAGGTTCGCGCGATTGTCGATGACAAGGGCAATCAGCTCAAGGAAGCTGGCCCGTCGATGCCGGTCGAAGTGCTCGGCCTTGGCGGCGTGCCGTCAGCCGGTGACAACCTCACCGTGGTCGAAAACGAACAGCGTGCCCGCGAAGTTGCCAAGTATCGTCAGGAAATGGCGACGGAAAAGCGCACCGCGCTGGCCCCGACCAATTTCGACACGATGTTCAACACGCTGTCCTCCAACGTCATCGAATTCCCGGTGGTGGTGAAGGCCGACGTGCAAGGGTCGGTCGAGGCGATCGTCAATGCGCTCCACAACCTGTCGAACGACGACATCAAGGTGCGCGTGTTGAACGGCGGCGTCGGTGCGATCACCGAAAGCGATGTGATGCTGGCGGGCGGATCGAAGGCGCCGATCATCGGCTTCAACGTGCGTCCCAATGCCAAGGCCCGCGAGCTGCTGAAGCGCGATAATGTGCGGATGATGTATTACGACGTCATCTATCACCTGACCGATGCCATCGCCAAGGAGATGATCGGCGAGCTTGGCCCAGAACGGATCGAACACGTGGTCGGCCGCGCGCTGGTCAAGGAAGTGTTCAAGTCGGGCAAGCGCGACAAGGCCGCCGGTCTGCTGGTCGAAGAAGGGGTCATCCGCAAGGGACTGTTCGCCCGTCTCACCCGCGCCGATGTCATCGTTTCGGCCACCAAGATCGCTTCGCTGCGGCGCTTCAAGGACGATGTCGACGAAGTGCGCACCGGTCTGGAATGCGGTGTGGTGCTCGAAGACACCAACGACATCAAGCCGGGCGACCAGCTTGAAGTGTTCTCGGTCGAGGAGCGTGAGCGGACACTGTGAGCCTGAACGACGCTTACTACCCAGACGATGCCGGGCAGTCGCCGCATACGGCGCTGCTCGGCTCGGAATTCATCGGCTGGGATGAGGCCGCCCAGACCGTCACCCTGCGCTTCACTGTGAAGCGCGAGATGACCACTTGGCGCGGCGGCGTGCAGGGGGGCTTGGTTGCGGGCTATCTCGATGATGTGATGGGCTATGCCTATGTCGCGGCCACCGGCGGCGAGATGGCCCCGCTCAATCTCGACATTTCGATGAGCCTGATCCGCCTGATCCCCGACGGCGCGACGATCATCGGCAAGGGCCGGGTGGTCAAGGGCGGGCGGCGCGTGGTGTTCCTCGAAGGCGAATTGCTGGCCGAGGACGGTACGCTCTATGCCCGCTCGACCTCAACCGCGCTGCCGACCCCGCGCCCCACGCCGAACAGCACAGGGATGGCATAATGGCGCAGACGATGGTCCGCCTCGCCGCACTGCTGGGCAGCATCAATGTTGGCGGCAATCGGCTGAAGATGGCCGATCTGCGCGCTGCGCTGGAAGCGGCTGGCTTTGCCAATGTCGCCACCGTCACCGCCAGCGGCAATGTGCTGTTCGACGGCGATCCCGCCCTCCGGTCTGAGTACCCTGCGCGCATCGCTGAGGTGATCGCGGACACATTCGACATCGCGACATTCGCAATCGTGACGACGCGCGAAGGCCTGCTTGGCGCGGTTGCCGAGAATCCGTTCGCTGATGACGGCGCAGACAACCTTGTGCATGTCCATTTCCTCGAAAGCCAACCCGGCCCGGACGCGTTCGACCAACTCGCCAGCGACCATGAAGGGCGCGGGTCGGAGCGACTTGCACCGGGCACGGCGGCCTTGCATATCGACTTTGTGGACAGCGCCGCCAACAGCAAGCTGACAGGGCCCTTTTTGCTGCGACGCCTTGGGTGCCGCGGCA
This sequence is a window from uncultured Erythrobacter sp.. Protein-coding genes within it:
- a CDS encoding DUF1697 domain-containing protein, encoding MAQTMVRLAALLGSINVGGNRLKMADLRAALEAAGFANVATVTASGNVLFDGDPALRSEYPARIAEVIADTFDIATFAIVTTREGLLGAVAENPFADDGADNLVHVHFLESQPGPDAFDQLASDHEGRGSERLAPGTAALHIDFVDSAANSKLTGPFLLRRLGCRGTARNIRSIRRIAEAMA
- a CDS encoding PaaI family thioesterase yields the protein MSLNDAYYPDDAGQSPHTALLGSEFIGWDEAAQTVTLRFTVKREMTTWRGGVQGGLVAGYLDDVMGYAYVAATGGEMAPLNLDISMSLIRLIPDGATIIGKGRVVKGGRRVVFLEGELLAEDGTLYARSTSTALPTPRPTPNSTGMA